Below is a genomic region from Halobacterium sp. CBA1132.
GGACGCTGCTGGCTCACCGAGGACGGCACCCTATCGGCAGACGACGAACCTACTTCGCGCGAAAGCAGGTGTCGGCGTCGTTTCTGCGGCTCCTCGCTGTCGCTCGGAGTCTTAGAATATGCCGCCTCCCCGATTTGAACAGCGGAAGACATTCCTGCTCGCTACGCTTCGCGGGCTGTGACTTCCGTGCTCGAATCGTGTCGGCGCCCTTGCTGTGGCTGCTCACTTCGTTCGCAGCCACAGAATATGCCGCCTCCCCGATTTGAACGGGGGACAGCTCGATCTTCAGTCGAGTGCTCTCCCAGTCTGAGCTAAGGCGGCGCGTACCCGAACGGAAGTGCACGACCGAAAAAAGGATTTCGAATCGTTCGCCGGACAGTTCCGCCCTCGGCGTTCCGGAGCCGTATACTATTTCCGTCTGTATTCGTGACTTCCCCGTATCATGACAGACAGTAGCAACCAACCGACGGCGTCTCGCCGGAAGTTCCTCACCGCTGCGGGAAGTACTGCGGTGACCGCACTCGTCGCCGGCTGCTCGTCGAACAGCGACTCGAACTCCACGGAAGCAGCGACGGGGACGAGCCCGGAAGCGACGACGAGCGAACAGACGGAGTCAGGGCCGCCCGAGGAGTTCCAGGTCACGATTACGCAGGGGACGATGCCGACGACTCTCGACCCCCACGACCACCGGGACATCCCCACCGACATCACGATGCTCCAGAGCTACGAGGGGCTGTTGAGTCGGACCGCCGAGGGGGAGATTACGGCGATGCTGGCGACCGACTGGGAGCGCGTCGAAGCGGGCCACGTCCGGTTCTCCATCCGGGAGGGGCCGACGTTCCACAAGACCGGCAACGAGGTGACGCCCGAGGACGTCGCGTACACCATCAACCGCATCGTCGACGATAGCGTCGGGTTCACGAGCCCGCAGTCCGGCCAACTCGCGGGCGTCACCGGCGCGGAGGTCGCCGACGACGGTCGCGCGGTCGACGTCTACTCGGACGGCTTCAACCCCATCGTGTTCTCGGAGTTCGCCATCTACTGCGACGTCGTCGAGAAGGCGTGGGTGAAAGACCACGAGAAGTCCTACGTCGCCCAGAACATGAACGGCACCGGGCCGTTCGAGCAGACCGAGTACGCACAGAACCAGTCCGTCGAGTTCGAGCGCTACGACGACTACTGGCGGGAGCCGGCCGACGTCAGCCACCTCACCATCGAGAGCGCGTCGGACTCCGGCGTCCGCGTCAACCAACTGGTCGCCGGCGAGACCGACCTCGTCGTCAACGTCCCGCCGGAGTCGTTCTCCCGCGTGGAGGACTCCGAAGCGTCCGTCGAGGCGGTCGGCAGCACCCGCGTCATCTACAACGCGATGAAGGCGACCGTCGAGCCGTTCTCCTCGCCGAAGTTCCGGCGGGCGATGAACTACGCAATCGACCTCGAAGCCATCATCGACAGCGCGCTCCAGGGCGCCGGCGGACAGACGGGCCAGCCGACGCTGGAGCCGTTCTTCGGGTACAACGACGAGGCCGACCCGTACCCCCACGACCCCGACGAGGCCGAACGGCTCGTCGAGGAGAGCGGCCACGCCGGTGTCTCCATCGAACTCCACACGCCCGTCGGCCGCTACCTGAAGGACCTTCAAATCGCGCGCCTCGTCGCGAACATGATCGACGAACTCCCCAACGTCTCCTGTGAGGTCAACCAGCGGACGTTC
It encodes:
- a CDS encoding ABC transporter substrate-binding protein; translation: MTDSSNQPTASRRKFLTAAGSTAVTALVAGCSSNSDSNSTEAATGTSPEATTSEQTESGPPEEFQVTITQGTMPTTLDPHDHRDIPTDITMLQSYEGLLSRTAEGEITAMLATDWERVEAGHVRFSIREGPTFHKTGNEVTPEDVAYTINRIVDDSVGFTSPQSGQLAGVTGAEVADDGRAVDVYSDGFNPIVFSEFAIYCDVVEKAWVKDHEKSYVAQNMNGTGPFEQTEYAQNQSVEFERYDDYWREPADVSHLTIESASDSGVRVNQLVAGETDLVVNVPPESFSRVEDSEASVEAVGSTRVIYNAMKATVEPFSSPKFRRAMNYAIDLEAIIDSALQGAGGQTGQPTLEPFFGYNDEADPYPHDPDEAERLVEESGHAGVSIELHTPVGRYLKDLQIARLVANMIDELPNVSCEVNQRTFSTLAGELTDSDITTGPDFYLIGWGNATFDASQTINPTLTSDGSLTSWKNDELDQLIEDANSTTDTDEREQLLREANQLCHDEAPWIFLNRQYSVYGTSDRIEWAARNDERIDAYAISPAQ